From the genome of Schaalia dentiphila ATCC 17982, one region includes:
- a CDS encoding MptD family putative ECF transporter S component: protein MSQVAGSGVTKARSAVTIGAFTAVYFVLMWCSGMLGFFGPVFMFVGWIVGLLLNGSVVMLMLVRSRMFGTLTIMGGIVAFLMVVTGHAWVTIPVALILGFLGDLIANGGGYVSAPRNIAAYMLFSLWMIGPLAPIFFAPDPYYEDVASQMGQDYADSMRALFSPAVISVWVVVAMIVALLGGLIGRFLLRKHFAKAGVA from the coding sequence ATGTCTCAGGTTGCGGGTTCGGGTGTCACGAAGGCGCGCTCGGCCGTCACGATTGGTGCGTTTACCGCCGTCTACTTCGTCCTCATGTGGTGCTCGGGGATGCTGGGCTTTTTCGGCCCGGTGTTCATGTTCGTCGGCTGGATTGTCGGGCTGCTGCTCAACGGATCCGTCGTCATGCTGATGCTGGTGCGTTCGCGTATGTTCGGCACCCTCACGATCATGGGAGGCATCGTTGCCTTCCTCATGGTGGTGACCGGGCACGCGTGGGTGACCATTCCGGTTGCCCTGATCCTCGGCTTCCTGGGTGATCTCATCGCCAACGGTGGCGGTTACGTCAGTGCCCCTCGAAACATTGCGGCATACATGCTGTTCTCCCTGTGGATGATCGGTCCGCTCGCTCCGATTTTCTTTGCTCCCGACCCCTATTACGAGGACGTCGCGTCCCAGATGGGCCAGGACTACGCGGATAGCATGCGAGCCCTCTTCAGTCCCGCAGTCATCAGTGTGTGGGTCGTCGTTGCGATGATCGTCGCGTTGCTTGGCGGACTCATCGGTCGTTTCCTGCTGCGCAAGCACTTTGCGAAGGCCGGAGTTGCCTGA
- a CDS encoding energy-coupling factor transporter transmembrane component T: MPEISLAEAAPGEATSKLDPRTKLLALLVLNALVMRASPTSTLLAVQLLAVVALAWEAGGRAAVRTGLGCLVCDACSLGSPFLVAWLESVGSPRGLVLLIGTCSAIAFWFARFFAGFGLALYVYRTTRIGQMKAALRAVHLPRVFVDALAVAFRVIPTVGSEAVAIREAMEMRGVDLGVRGVLRHPLVIAERFLVPLLSSIARVADDLAASSVIRGLGGPTRPTSLTRLRATAWDALALACIAGVVAIEVGAYLGVLP; the protein is encoded by the coding sequence TTGCCTGAGATCTCGCTCGCCGAGGCTGCCCCAGGCGAGGCGACGAGCAAGCTTGATCCGCGAACGAAACTTCTGGCCCTCCTCGTCCTCAACGCGCTCGTCATGCGTGCGAGCCCCACGTCCACGCTCCTTGCGGTCCAACTGCTTGCGGTGGTCGCGCTCGCGTGGGAGGCCGGCGGTCGGGCGGCGGTGCGCACCGGGCTTGGGTGCCTCGTCTGCGATGCGTGCAGTCTTGGGTCGCCTTTCCTCGTTGCGTGGCTTGAGAGTGTGGGCTCGCCGCGTGGCCTCGTTCTCCTGATCGGCACGTGCAGCGCGATCGCGTTCTGGTTTGCGCGCTTCTTCGCGGGCTTCGGCCTGGCGCTCTACGTGTACCGCACGACGAGAATCGGTCAGATGAAAGCGGCGCTACGCGCGGTTCACCTGCCGCGCGTATTCGTCGACGCTCTCGCCGTTGCTTTCCGCGTGATTCCGACGGTGGGCTCAGAGGCGGTGGCCATCCGTGAGGCGATGGAGATGCGCGGCGTCGACCTCGGGGTGCGCGGAGTTCTCCGTCACCCCCTCGTGATCGCCGAGCGCTTTCTGGTTCCCCTGCTGTCCTCTATCGCGCGTGTGGCCGACGACCTGGCTGCCTCGAGCGTCATTCGAGGCCTCGGCGGCCCGACGCGCCCCACATCGCTGACGCGGCTGCGCGCCACCGCCTGGGATGCGCTCGCACTCGCGTGCATCGCTGGCGTCGTCGCCATCGAGGTCGGCGCGTACCTCGGAGTACTCCCATGA
- a CDS encoding ABC transporter ATP-binding protein, whose translation MIDVESLSFSYVSELTGDRVKALHGVDVSVRPGTLTLVCGSSGCGKSTLMRALTGLVPQMTPGELDGVVRIDGRDLAEVPLTEVGHLCSSVFQNPRTQFFCDTVSEELAFCGENYGRDHEALIEESTRAAELMGISHLMDRKLSSLSGGQLQKVALACALASGAPVLLADEPTSNLDPDAIADVRRALAILKEQGMTIVVVEHRLHFLRGLADLVLLMEGGEVTCAWSGEEFYAMDDAQRQSLGLRTLVDPGPPEAWVPSRNSDKEASHEGGVRLSCRDLSFSYGNTPVFDGLNADFPAGQITCIAGMNGVGKTTLVRVLCGLAAPGSGTITLDGRATNRRQRRAACALVMQDTGRQLFSDTLAGELTIGASEASGEDADKLLGDFDLAHLGDRHPLSLSGGQKQRLVIAAARATGRRIVILDEPTSGVDARHLTSITSTLRRIADEGAAVIVVTHDGEFASACADRLITLTPTGAICAREGDHQ comes from the coding sequence ATGATTGACGTTGAATCCCTGTCGTTCTCCTACGTGAGCGAGCTGACTGGGGACCGCGTCAAGGCCCTGCACGGGGTCGACGTGTCCGTCCGGCCGGGCACCCTCACGCTCGTGTGCGGCTCCTCCGGCTGCGGAAAGTCGACGCTCATGCGGGCGCTCACCGGCCTCGTCCCACAGATGACCCCGGGAGAGCTGGATGGTGTGGTGCGGATTGATGGGCGCGACCTCGCCGAGGTCCCCCTGACCGAGGTCGGTCACCTGTGCTCGTCAGTCTTCCAGAATCCGCGCACACAGTTCTTTTGTGACACCGTCTCCGAGGAGCTTGCGTTCTGCGGCGAGAACTACGGCCGCGATCACGAGGCCTTGATCGAGGAAAGCACGCGTGCCGCCGAGCTCATGGGCATCTCGCACCTGATGGACAGGAAGCTGTCGAGCCTGTCGGGCGGGCAGCTCCAAAAGGTTGCACTCGCCTGCGCGCTTGCCTCCGGGGCGCCGGTACTCCTGGCCGACGAGCCAACCTCGAACTTGGACCCCGATGCCATCGCCGACGTGCGGCGCGCACTCGCGATCCTCAAAGAGCAGGGGATGACGATCGTTGTCGTCGAGCACCGCCTCCACTTCCTGCGGGGGCTCGCCGACCTGGTTCTCCTCATGGAGGGCGGAGAGGTCACGTGCGCGTGGAGTGGTGAGGAGTTCTACGCGATGGATGACGCGCAGCGGCAGTCGCTCGGACTGCGTACCCTCGTGGATCCTGGCCCGCCCGAGGCATGGGTGCCCTCGCGGAACTCCGACAAGGAGGCCTCCCATGAAGGGGGAGTGCGCCTGTCCTGCCGGGATCTGAGCTTCTCCTACGGGAACACCCCTGTGTTCGACGGGTTGAACGCGGACTTCCCGGCAGGACAGATCACCTGCATCGCGGGAATGAACGGCGTTGGGAAAACGACCCTCGTGCGCGTTCTGTGTGGGCTGGCCGCTCCCGGATCCGGGACGATCACCCTGGACGGGCGGGCTACCAATCGTCGGCAGCGCCGGGCCGCGTGCGCGCTCGTCATGCAGGACACCGGACGGCAGCTTTTCTCCGACACGCTTGCGGGTGAACTCACGATCGGAGCCTCGGAGGCGAGCGGCGAGGATGCGGACAAGCTCCTGGGCGACTTCGACCTCGCACACCTGGGGGATCGGCACCCGCTGAGCCTGTCGGGGGGCCAAAAACAACGCCTCGTCATCGCAGCCGCGCGTGCCACCGGGCGTCGCATCGTCATTCTTGACGAACCCACGTCAGGGGTCGACGCGCGACACCTCACCTCGATCACGTCCACCCTGCGCCGCATTGCCGACGAAGGTGCGGCCGTCATCGTCGTTACCCACGACGGCGAGTTCGCCTCGGCCTGCGCGGATCGACTCATCACACTCACGCCGACGGGTGCCATCTGCGCCCGCGAAGGAGACCACCAATGA
- a CDS encoding ABC transporter ATP-binding protein: MTDTDEREDTTASSPSDPHADMIAAGDPRAAHLAGQRAFKELTAPIRGSMMLSRVLGLIYGALAVAPYVILVQLGEVLLEAARSGASPDRAEVMTLLMWLTGAFGLRYGIYFIALTVTHFADVRFGHIVRSRMVSVLAAAPLAWFTSTNSGAVRKAIQDDTHDVHTVIAHAPVESAAAVSAPLSLLIYAFVVDWRLGLLSIATLPVYGLLNAWMMRGMGEKTAEMDRHLTRVSSTMVEFVSGISVVKAFGTVGRSHERFTRAAEDFSRFYVDWCGPLLKGSALGQATVSPSLILLISTAGGSALAASGIVSPVQVITCALIALVIPAAIEVLGTTTWAYQIAGAAALRIVDLLSVAPLPAEGSSVPGGADIEIDGVSFSYGATLALDDVSLTIPEGSVTALVGSSGSGKSTLATLVARFADPDQGSVRIGGVDARDIAPDALYRHVSFVLQDPQLLDISVRDNIALGVPGASDEAVWAAAGAARIDDYLRSLPRGLGSVIGEDAHPSGGQAQRIAIARALLVDAPILVLDEATAFTDPEAEADIQAALTRLVQGKTVLVIAHRAASIAGVDQIAILDAGRIIAVGTPDELADHPYMRRMSAPAKGH, encoded by the coding sequence ATGACCGACACTGACGAGCGCGAGGACACCACTGCCTCGTCCCCGAGCGATCCGCACGCTGACATGATCGCTGCTGGCGACCCGCGTGCGGCGCACCTAGCGGGCCAGCGCGCCTTCAAGGAGCTGACCGCTCCCATCCGTGGATCCATGATGCTCTCCCGGGTGCTCGGCCTCATCTACGGTGCGCTCGCGGTTGCCCCCTACGTCATCCTCGTCCAGCTTGGGGAGGTGCTGCTGGAGGCGGCCCGCTCGGGTGCCTCGCCTGATCGCGCCGAGGTGATGACGCTGCTCATGTGGCTGACCGGTGCGTTCGGCCTCCGATACGGCATCTACTTCATCGCGCTGACCGTCACTCACTTCGCGGACGTGCGTTTCGGGCACATCGTGCGCTCCCGCATGGTGAGTGTGCTCGCCGCAGCGCCCCTCGCCTGGTTCACATCCACGAACTCGGGGGCCGTGCGCAAGGCGATCCAGGACGACACGCACGACGTGCACACGGTCATTGCGCACGCTCCCGTCGAATCCGCGGCCGCCGTCAGCGCACCGCTGTCCCTGCTCATCTACGCCTTCGTCGTCGACTGGCGACTCGGACTCCTGTCGATCGCCACGCTCCCCGTCTACGGACTCCTCAACGCGTGGATGATGCGAGGCATGGGGGAAAAGACCGCCGAGATGGACCGACACCTGACGCGGGTCTCGTCCACGATGGTCGAGTTCGTCTCCGGTATCAGCGTCGTCAAGGCGTTTGGGACCGTGGGGCGCTCGCACGAGCGATTCACCCGGGCCGCCGAGGACTTCTCCCGCTTCTACGTCGACTGGTGCGGCCCCCTGCTGAAAGGCTCTGCGCTCGGGCAGGCGACCGTATCGCCCTCCCTGATCTTGCTCATCTCGACGGCGGGAGGGTCCGCGCTCGCGGCCTCGGGCATCGTGAGCCCGGTCCAGGTGATCACCTGCGCGCTCATCGCCCTCGTCATCCCGGCGGCCATCGAGGTGCTGGGTACGACGACCTGGGCCTACCAGATCGCCGGGGCCGCCGCGCTGCGCATCGTGGACCTACTTTCGGTCGCACCGTTGCCTGCCGAGGGGAGTTCAGTGCCGGGGGGAGCCGACATCGAGATTGATGGCGTGTCCTTCTCCTACGGGGCAACCCTCGCGCTGGACGACGTCAGTCTGACCATCCCCGAGGGCTCGGTGACCGCCCTCGTGGGTTCCTCCGGCTCGGGAAAGTCAACGCTCGCGACGCTGGTCGCGCGCTTCGCTGACCCGGACCAGGGGAGCGTGCGTATCGGCGGGGTCGACGCTCGCGACATCGCCCCCGATGCTCTCTACCGGCACGTCTCCTTCGTCCTCCAGGATCCGCAGCTCCTCGACATCTCCGTGCGCGACAACATCGCGCTGGGAGTCCCGGGCGCCAGCGACGAAGCGGTGTGGGCGGCCGCCGGGGCCGCGCGCATCGACGACTACCTGCGCTCCCTGCCCCGAGGCCTCGGCTCCGTCATCGGGGAGGACGCCCACCCCTCGGGTGGCCAGGCGCAACGAATTGCGATCGCACGGGCTCTCCTCGTCGACGCCCCCATCCTCGTTCTCGACGAGGCGACTGCCTTCACCGATCCGGAGGCCGAAGCCGATATCCAGGCGGCGCTGACCCGCCTCGTTCAAGGAAAGACGGTCCTGGTCATCGCGCACCGCGCAGCATCCATCGCCGGCGTCGACCAGATAGCCATCCTCGACGCGGGCCGCATCATCGCGGTGGGCACGCCCGACGAGCTCGCCGATCACCCGTATATGCGGCGCATGAGCGCGCCCGCGAAAGGACACTGA
- a CDS encoding ABC transporter ATP-binding protein: MFGLISRLREPLSEQGRADFAQASVLSCIVGVVRGVSLVAFIPAAIALTSGNPAWGMSLGAWLVVLGVCAGTSFIVEYLLAMRSYSVAFDFLSNMHRAIGDKVASLPLGSFRADTAGKTSRLVSRELMVLGEIFAHMYSPLIAAIVTSVTMLVGITVFSPVLGLVCLAAIPVIGGGVWVARRCLQSGASLKEPPARELSHRIVEYATKQGALRACGRSSSYEPLMRAEDAYGVAARRSLMRETVGQIVNGMAAQTVVVTLICAIGWLSVAGTVGPVEAVVSIGLLLRFTQILVDIGALASAFETRRPVLDLSHDILSAPELPTHNGGRCGDEAPASSGASVALEGVSFSYEADHPVLQGVSFRVEPGTMTAIVGPSGCGKTTIARLIARFYDVDAGRVLVGDGDVRDWDTADLMAQLSLVFQDVYLFDDTLEANVAVGRPDATRADIEEAARLSGVDEIVERLPLGWETPVGEAGRALSGGERQRVSIARALLKAAPIVLFDEATSALDPENESRVTDAMAALRRDASLIVIAHKLDTITAADQIVVLSETGRVAQIGTHEQLYTQPDGQYRAFWDARSRAAGWRLV, translated from the coding sequence ATGTTCGGCCTCATCTCACGGCTACGCGAACCCCTCTCCGAGCAGGGGCGAGCCGACTTCGCCCAGGCGAGCGTCCTGTCCTGCATCGTCGGCGTGGTGCGCGGAGTCTCCCTGGTTGCTTTTATCCCGGCCGCTATTGCTCTGACCTCGGGGAATCCCGCGTGGGGCATGAGCCTGGGTGCCTGGCTCGTTGTGCTGGGCGTGTGTGCCGGTACCTCGTTCATCGTTGAGTACCTGCTCGCCATGCGCTCCTACTCGGTGGCCTTCGACTTCCTGTCGAACATGCACCGCGCGATCGGCGACAAGGTGGCGTCCCTGCCGCTCGGCTCCTTCCGCGCGGACACGGCCGGAAAGACATCCCGCCTCGTCTCGCGTGAGCTCATGGTCCTGGGCGAGATCTTCGCGCACATGTACTCGCCTCTCATCGCCGCGATTGTCACCTCTGTGACGATGCTCGTCGGCATCACCGTGTTTTCGCCGGTACTCGGACTGGTGTGCTTGGCGGCGATCCCGGTCATCGGCGGGGGAGTGTGGGTGGCGCGCCGATGCCTGCAGTCCGGGGCGTCCCTGAAAGAGCCTCCCGCTCGCGAGCTGTCCCACCGCATCGTTGAATACGCGACCAAGCAGGGCGCCCTGCGCGCGTGTGGACGCTCCTCCTCCTACGAGCCCCTCATGCGAGCAGAGGACGCATACGGAGTGGCCGCGCGACGCTCACTCATGAGGGAGACGGTTGGCCAGATCGTCAACGGCATGGCTGCCCAGACGGTCGTCGTGACGCTCATCTGCGCGATTGGCTGGCTGTCGGTCGCCGGGACCGTCGGCCCGGTGGAGGCGGTCGTCTCCATCGGCCTGCTGCTGCGCTTTACGCAGATCCTCGTCGATATTGGGGCGCTCGCCTCCGCCTTCGAGACCCGGCGCCCCGTCCTAGACCTCAGCCACGACATTCTTTCCGCCCCCGAACTGCCCACGCACAACGGCGGGCGATGCGGGGACGAGGCCCCGGCCTCGTCGGGCGCGTCCGTCGCCCTTGAGGGCGTGTCCTTCTCCTACGAGGCCGACCATCCGGTCCTGCAAGGCGTGTCCTTCCGGGTGGAACCCGGAACGATGACGGCGATCGTCGGCCCCTCGGGGTGCGGCAAGACCACCATCGCGCGCCTCATCGCACGCTTCTACGACGTGGACGCCGGACGTGTGCTCGTTGGCGATGGGGATGTTCGGGACTGGGACACTGCCGACCTCATGGCACAGCTGTCCCTTGTCTTCCAGGACGTCTACCTCTTCGATGACACTCTCGAGGCCAACGTCGCGGTCGGTCGCCCCGACGCGACCCGGGCTGACATTGAGGAAGCGGCACGTCTGAGCGGAGTCGACGAGATCGTTGAACGTCTGCCCCTCGGCTGGGAGACCCCCGTCGGCGAGGCCGGCCGAGCCCTGTCAGGCGGCGAACGCCAGCGTGTCTCCATCGCTCGCGCACTCCTGAAAGCCGCGCCCATCGTCCTCTTCGACGAGGCCACGAGCGCCCTCGACCCCGAGAACGAATCCCGCGTCACCGACGCCATGGCAGCCCTGAGGCGCGACGCGTCCCTCATCGTCATCGCGCACAAGCTCGACACGATCACCGCGGCCGACCAAATCGTTGTCCTCAGCGAGACTGGACGCGTCGCACAGATCGGCACGCACGAGCAGCTCTACACCCAGCCGGATGGCCAATACCGGGCATTCTGGGACGCTCGCTCTCGGGCAGCGGGATGGAGGCTTGTCTGA
- the rplJ gene encoding 50S ribosomal protein L10: protein MAKSDKVAAVAELVERFRAADAVLLTEYRGLTVGQLKQLRRGLGENATYAVAKNTLARLAAKEVGLDFLAEDLKGPTAIAFVSGEPVEAAKTLRDFAKDNPALVLKSGAMDGAQLSAEAVKKLADLESREVLLAKAAGVLKAKIGQAAFAFNALPVKAVRTIDALREKQGEAA from the coding sequence ATGGCGAAGTCCGACAAGGTGGCAGCAGTTGCCGAGCTCGTGGAGCGTTTCCGCGCAGCCGACGCTGTCCTGCTGACCGAGTACCGCGGCCTGACCGTCGGCCAGCTGAAGCAGCTGCGTCGCGGCCTGGGCGAGAACGCGACCTACGCCGTGGCAAAGAACACGCTGGCGCGCCTGGCGGCCAAGGAGGTCGGTCTCGACTTCCTGGCTGAGGACCTCAAGGGTCCCACGGCCATCGCTTTCGTCTCCGGCGAGCCTGTTGAGGCTGCCAAGACCCTGCGTGATTTTGCTAAGGACAACCCCGCCCTCGTGCTGAAGTCCGGCGCGATGGACGGCGCTCAGCTGAGCGCCGAGGCTGTCAAGAAGCTTGCCGATCTCGAGTCCCGCGAGGTCCTGCTGGCCAAGGCCGCAGGCGTCCTCAAGGCCAAGATTGGTCAGGCGGCGTTCGCATTCAACGCTCTGCCCGTCAAGGCAGTGCGCACCATCGATGCTCTGCGCGAAAAGCAGGGCGAGGCGGCCTGA
- the rplL gene encoding 50S ribosomal protein L7/L12 has translation MAKLSNDELIAAFKEMTLIELSDFVKLFEETFDVEAAAPAAVAVAAPAADAPAAEEKDEFEVVLESAGDKKIAVVKVVKNLAGLGLKEAKDLVDSAPSTIFPAAKKEDAEKAKAEIEEAGGKVTLK, from the coding sequence ATGGCTAAGCTCTCCAATGACGAGCTCATCGCAGCTTTCAAGGAAATGACCCTCATCGAGCTCTCCGACTTCGTGAAGCTCTTCGAGGAGACCTTCGACGTTGAGGCCGCTGCCCCCGCAGCCGTCGCCGTTGCCGCCCCGGCCGCCGACGCCCCCGCCGCCGAAGAGAAGGACGAGTTCGAGGTCGTCCTCGAGTCCGCCGGTGACAAGAAGATCGCCGTCGTCAAGGTCGTCAAGAACCTGGCCGGCCTGGGCCTCAAGGAAGCCAAGGACCTGGTTGACTCCGCGCCCTCCACCATCTTCCCCGCCGCGAAGAAGGAAGACGCCGAGAAGGCCAAGGCTGAGATCGAAGAGGCCGGCGGCAAGGTCACCCTTAAGTGA
- a CDS encoding MerR family transcriptional regulator: MSDENTFYTVGEVAERFSLTVRTLHHWEARGLLAPAERSWSNYRLYSAEDCARVQRIIIYRATGMRLTDIKALLDSGESGISHLKRQRERLIAHRQETDMMIEALDILLEDAMNDNALTVEQIGEILGDADFAAHQARAEECYGETDDWKEWHRRTASWQTGDWQASTERIRRIESDMIDAIRARVATGSDRAAELVDAHRDALSEYFPVSPAKHYLISRAYLCDDSFRSHYDSQQEGFAQWLADAIEHVAVARGVDTDDPQWR, from the coding sequence ATGAGCGACGAGAACACTTTCTACACCGTCGGCGAGGTTGCCGAGCGATTCTCCTTGACGGTGCGAACGCTGCATCACTGGGAGGCCCGAGGCCTCCTCGCTCCCGCCGAGCGAAGCTGGTCGAACTACCGGCTCTACTCAGCCGAGGATTGTGCCCGCGTCCAAAGGATCATCATCTACCGGGCGACTGGGATGAGACTGACGGACATCAAGGCTCTTCTCGATTCTGGCGAGTCGGGGATCTCCCACCTGAAGCGGCAACGAGAAAGGCTCATCGCTCACCGTCAAGAGACGGACATGATGATCGAAGCACTCGACATACTTCTGGAGGATGCAATGAACGACAACGCACTGACCGTCGAACAGATCGGGGAGATTCTGGGGGACGCCGACTTTGCGGCCCACCAGGCGCGAGCCGAGGAATGCTACGGCGAGACCGACGACTGGAAAGAGTGGCACCGCCGCACCGCCTCGTGGCAGACGGGCGACTGGCAGGCGAGCACCGAGCGAATCCGCAGGATCGAATCGGACATGATCGATGCCATTCGCGCACGCGTCGCCACCGGTAGCGACAGGGCCGCCGAGCTCGTTGATGCACACCGGGACGCGCTGAGCGAGTACTTCCCCGTGAGCCCAGCGAAGCACTACCTCATTTCTCGTGCTTACCTGTGCGATGATAGCTTCCGCTCCCACTACGACTCTCAGCAGGAGGGCTTTGCTCAGTGGCTCGCGGACGCAATCGAGCACGTCGCAGTTGCGCGCGGCGTCGATACGGACGACCCGCAGTGGCGTTGA